Part of the Haloarcula laminariae genome is shown below.
GATAGAAGTTGTCCAGTGCGGTAATCTCCCAGTCGGGGTGCTGTGCCTCCAGTTCGACGAGGACGCGGCTGCCGATGTAGCCGGCCGCGCCCGTGAGAGCGATGTGTGTCTCAGCCATCGGTGAATCTCCGTGCGATGTCGCGGACCCCCTCGCGGAGGGTCGTCTGCGGTTCGTAGCCCGTGCCCGCCAGCCGGTCGAAGTTGACGTGGTAGGACGGCCCGGGGTGTTCGTCCTCCAGATAGGTGATGTCGACCGCGCCGACCTCCTCGTCGACGATGTCGGCGATTTCGGATATCTGATAGTTGGCGTCGTTGGACCCGACGTTGTAGACCCGTTCGTCCCACGCGCCGGGCTCCAGGGCGGCGTGTTTGTACGCCCGAGCGGCGTCGCTGACGTGGATAAAGGGCCGCCAGTTCGACCCGTCGCCGTAGACGGTGAGGGTCCGCCCGGTCAGCGCCCGGAAGACGAAGTAGTTCACGACGAGGTTGAACCGGATGCCCGGCGAGTAGCCGAAGTTCGTCGCCATCCGCAGCGCCGTCCCGTCCATCCCGAACTCCTCGCAGGCCTCCCGGAGGAGCGCCTCCGAATCGAGTTTCGTCTCTGCGTAGGGGTTGATGGGGTCGGGGTCGACGGTCTCGTCGATGTCGGTGCTGGTCGCGCGGCCGTAGACGTTACACGAGGAGGCGAAGACGACGTTCTCGACGCCGAGTTTCCCGGCGGCCGTCAGGACGTTCTCGGTGCCGTCGTAGTTGACCGCGACGGTCTCCTCGCGGCGGTCGTGGGTGCTTGCGGCGCCCGTTATCGCGGCGAGGTGGACGACGGCGTCGACGCCCCGCATCGCGCTCTCGACGTCGCCGTACTCGCGGACGTCGCCCCGACGAAACTCCAGACTGCCGTTGACAGCGCCCATGAGCGCGCGCGGCGACCCCGACGCGAGGCTGTCGAGGACGACCACCTCGCCCACCCGGTCGTCGTCGGCCAGCCGGGGAATCAGGTCGCTCCCGATGTAGCCACAGCCGCCCGTGACCAGCACGTCGGTCGTCATTCGTCGACGAGCACGCCCGGCAGGAAGCGGTCCTCGTGGGCCTCGATGGTGTCGGCGTACGTGGTCAGCGTCTCGAAGATGTCTTCGACACCCTCCTCGAAGGTCTGGTCCTGGTCACCGATGAGGTCCGTGTACCGGGACTTCTCTATCTCCATCTTGTGTGTCTCGTCCTCGTCGCGCGGGTTCTCGAAGTGTTCGACGGCCACGTCGAGGTCGAACTGCTCGCCCACGTCGGCGATGGTCTCGGCTATCTCGACGATACTGATGGCGCGGGTCACCTGGTTGTACACCGTCAGCCCCTCCGGCCGGTCGTCGGCGTCGCCCAGAGCCAGCTGGGCCAGCCCCTCGACGGCGTCCTCAAGCGAGACGAACGGCTTGCGCTGCTCGCCCTTGCCGTAGACGGTGACGGGGTAGCCCGCGACGGCCTGCGCACAGAAGCGGTGCGTGACCGTCCCGAAGTAGTAGTCGAAGTCGAACCGAGTTTTGAGCCGCTCGTCCTCGCGGGTCTCCTCGGTCTCGGTCCCGTAGGTGATGGCGGTGCGCACGTCCGAGACGGGGATGTCGAACTGCTTGTGGGCCAGCCGCATGTTGGCCGCGTCGTGGGACTTCGTGAGGTGGTACCACGAGCCGGCCATCGCCGGGAACGGCACGTCGTCGGCCTCGCCCTGGTTCTCCATCGTCGCCCCGCCCTCGGGGATGGGGAACTCCGGCGCGCCGTAGACGCCCGTCGTCGTCGTCTCGACGAAGTGGGTGTCCGTGAGGTCGTGCTCTTCGAGCCCCCACAGGAGGTTTCGGGTGGCCTGGAGGTTGTTGTGCTGGGTGTAGTTGGCCCGCTCGCCGTTTATCTGGGAGTACGGCGCGGAGGGCTGGGCGGCGGCGTGGACGACGGTGTCGGGTTCGTGGACCTGGAGCAGCTCGTCGACGAAGTCCTTCTCGACGAGGTCGCCCTCGACGAAGGACATGTTC
Proteins encoded:
- a CDS encoding NAD-dependent epimerase/dehydratase family protein, translating into MTILVTGADGYIGWPTALRIASRTDDRVLLVDNFGRREWVEEVGATSAVPVASIDERLDAAEETLGISNMSFVEGDLVEKDFVDELLQVHEPDTVVHAAAQPSAPYSQINGERANYTQHNNLQATRNLLWGLEEHDLTDTHFVETTTTGVYGAPEFPIPEGGATMENQGEADDVPFPAMAGSWYHLTKSHDAANMRLAHKQFDIPVSDVRTAITYGTETEETREDERLKTRFDFDYYFGTVTHRFCAQAVAGYPVTVYGKGEQRKPFVSLEDAVEGLAQLALGDADDRPEGLTVYNQVTRAISIVEIAETIADVGEQFDLDVAVEHFENPRDEDETHKMEIEKSRYTDLIGDQDQTFEEGVEDIFETLTTYADTIEAHEDRFLPGVLVDE
- a CDS encoding NAD-dependent epimerase/dehydratase family protein; its protein translation is MTTDVLVTGGCGYIGSDLIPRLADDDRVGEVVVLDSLASGSPRALMGAVNGSLEFRRGDVREYGDVESAMRGVDAVVHLAAITGAASTHDRREETVAVNYDGTENVLTAAGKLGVENVVFASSCNVYGRATSTDIDETVDPDPINPYAETKLDSEALLREACEEFGMDGTALRMATNFGYSPGIRFNLVVNYFVFRALTGRTLTVYGDGSNWRPFIHVSDAARAYKHAALEPGAWDERVYNVGSNDANYQISEIADIVDEEVGAVDITYLEDEHPGPSYHVNFDRLAGTGYEPQTTLREGVRDIARRFTDG